The following are encoded in a window of Penaeus monodon isolate SGIC_2016 chromosome 9, NSTDA_Pmon_1, whole genome shotgun sequence genomic DNA:
- the LOC119576509 gene encoding cuticle protein CP14.6-like has product MKFVILVCMAAVAVAAPQYAYETPAPTYLAPAASSRDESAEVIKFVPILRDDRVHEDDGRYNLDVETANGISMSQSGSPDGPDGAIVKAGQYSYTAPDGSLIEIKFVANENGFQPQGDHLPVAPEFPHPIPQFVLDQIAFAAKEDAARERAEAQASAPAPTRLYGQPQ; this is encoded by the exons ATGAAATTC GTGATCCTCGTCTGCATGGCCGCCGTGGCCGTCGCCGCCCCCCAGTACGCCTACGAGACGCCCGCCCCGACCTACCTCGCCCCCGCCGCCTCCAGCCGCGATGAGTCCGCTGAGGTGATCAAATTCGTTCCTATCCTGAGGGACGATCGCGTCCACGAGGACGACGGAAGGTACAACCTCGACGTGGAGACTGCCAACGGAATCTCCATGTCCCAGTCCGGCTCTCCTGACGGTCCCGACGGCGCCATCGTCAAGGCAGGCCAATACTC TTACACCGCACCTGACGGTTCTCTGATCGAGATCAAGTTCGTGGCCaacgagaacggcttccagccccagGGTGACCACCTGCCCGTGGCTCCCGAGTTCCCCCACCCtatccctcagttcgtcctcgaccagatcgccttcgccgctAAGGAAGACGCCGCCCGTGAACGTGCTGAGGCTCAGGCTTCAGCCCCCGCACCCACCAGGCTGTACGGCCAGCCTCAGTAG